A genomic region of Enterococcus sp. 12C11_DIV0727 contains the following coding sequences:
- a CDS encoding glucosamine-6-phosphate deaminase: MKIITVKNYDELSKVAAQMLIGEMFQRHERVNLAITAGTTPIGMYEKLVAEVKNKDYFSNVHYYNFDEIPYKSGIREGVTIGDLRELYFDPAGISEDQIHILDGENYEKQDERIEAAGGLDAILLGIGSDGHYCGNLPGTTKFTDFTTKVICDEAMKERIAPHFEDRAETPDFYVTMGPRSVMAARHLILFASGTKKAKIMKAFIEGAITDEIPASILKMHPHLTIILDEEAASLLDKEK, translated from the coding sequence ATGAAAATTATTACAGTAAAAAATTATGATGAATTAAGTAAAGTTGCAGCACAAATGTTGATAGGAGAAATGTTTCAACGTCATGAACGGGTGAATTTAGCTATTACAGCTGGGACTACACCGATTGGGATGTATGAAAAACTGGTTGCGGAAGTGAAAAATAAAGATTATTTTTCTAATGTACACTACTATAATTTTGATGAAATCCCTTATAAATCAGGGATACGTGAAGGAGTAACGATCGGAGATCTAAGAGAATTATACTTTGATCCTGCAGGGATTTCAGAGGATCAAATCCATATTTTAGATGGAGAAAATTATGAAAAGCAAGATGAACGAATTGAGGCTGCTGGTGGTTTAGATGCAATTTTATTAGGAATTGGTTCAGATGGACACTATTGTGGAAACTTGCCTGGAACAACTAAGTTTACTGATTTTACAACGAAAGTTATTTGTGATGAAGCGATGAAAGAACGGATTGCTCCGCATTTTGAAGATCGTGCTGAAACACCAGATTTTTATGTTACAATGGGACCTAGAAGTGTGATGGCTGCAAGACACTTGATTCTTTTTGCTAGTGGTACAAAAAAAGCGAAAATTATGAAAGCGTTTATTGAAGGCGCAATCACTGATGAAATCCCTGCTTCTATTTTGAAAATGCATCCGCATTTGACAATTATTCTTGATGAGGAAGCAGCTAGTTTATTAGATAAGGAGAAATGA
- a CDS encoding glycoside hydrolase family 1 protein, which produces MSKSVFPDNFLWGGATAANQYEGGYLSGGKGLSTLDAITGGNHTTPRMITYKTKEGKIETCTRGAALPEGAVGYVDPNQYYPSHVATDFYHHYKEDIALFAEMGFKCFRLSIAWSRICPKGTTEINEKGLAFYDKVFDELLSYGIEPIVTINHFDIPMYLADELDGWSSRKVIDYFLFFCETLFKRYKDKVKYWMTFNEINFLRSWTQIGIHQNDKQAKYQAAHHLFVASAKAVTLGRAINPDFNIGMMVAYIPSYPMSCNPEDVMEAIQFNREQEFYIDIQVKGYYPAHKLKEFERENIVIKKEAGDDELIQAGTVDYIGFSYYMSTVSASNPDEVKFVGGNQMPAVKNPYLQESDWGWAVDPLGLRISLCKLYDRYNVPLFVVENGFGAVDQVETDGTIQDDYRIDYFSKHIAAMSDAIELDGVELIGYTPWGCIDLVSAGTGEMKKRYGFIYVDMDDDGNGTLDRSRKQSFYWYKKVIAANGRQD; this is translated from the coding sequence ATGAGTAAATCAGTATTTCCAGACAATTTTTTATGGGGCGGTGCGACAGCTGCTAATCAATATGAAGGGGGGTATCTTTCAGGTGGCAAAGGGTTAAGCACTTTAGATGCAATCACAGGTGGTAACCATACAACACCAAGAATGATCACTTATAAAACTAAAGAAGGTAAGATCGAAACCTGTACGAGGGGAGCTGCGTTGCCAGAAGGGGCAGTTGGGTATGTGGATCCTAACCAATACTATCCAAGTCATGTAGCAACCGATTTTTACCATCATTATAAAGAAGATATTGCTCTATTTGCAGAGATGGGGTTTAAATGTTTTAGACTATCGATCGCTTGGTCTAGAATTTGTCCAAAAGGAACGACTGAAATCAATGAAAAAGGATTAGCCTTTTATGATAAAGTATTTGATGAGCTATTAAGCTATGGCATTGAGCCAATCGTAACGATTAATCATTTTGATATCCCCATGTATTTAGCAGATGAACTAGATGGTTGGTCAAGTAGAAAAGTAATTGATTACTTCTTATTTTTCTGTGAAACGTTATTTAAACGCTATAAAGATAAAGTCAAATACTGGATGACGTTTAATGAAATTAATTTTTTACGTAGTTGGACTCAAATCGGTATCCATCAAAATGATAAACAAGCAAAATATCAAGCAGCCCATCACTTATTTGTAGCAAGTGCTAAAGCTGTTACATTAGGTCGTGCGATCAATCCGGATTTTAATATTGGAATGATGGTGGCTTATATCCCAAGTTATCCAATGAGCTGCAATCCAGAAGATGTGATGGAAGCAATCCAATTTAATCGTGAGCAAGAATTTTATATTGATATACAAGTTAAGGGCTATTATCCAGCTCATAAACTGAAAGAATTCGAACGGGAAAATATTGTGATCAAAAAAGAGGCTGGTGATGACGAGCTTATTCAAGCTGGAACAGTTGATTACATTGGCTTTAGTTATTATATGTCAACCGTTTCTGCATCTAATCCAGATGAAGTCAAATTTGTGGGGGGAAATCAAATGCCCGCTGTTAAAAATCCATACTTACAAGAATCAGATTGGGGTTGGGCGGTTGATCCATTAGGGTTGCGTATTTCTTTATGTAAACTGTATGATCGTTATAATGTACCATTATTTGTTGTAGAGAACGGTTTTGGTGCGGTGGATCAAGTTGAAACGGACGGTACGATCCAAGATGATTACCGGATCGATTACTTCAGTAAACATATCGCTGCAATGAGCGATGCAATCGAATTAGACGGTGTGGAATTGATTGGGTATACGCCTTGGGGATGTATTGATTTAGTTTCAGCTGGAACTGGTGAAATGAAAAAACGTTATGGTTTTATTTATGTCGATATGGACGATGACGGTAATGGGACATTAGATCGCTCTAGAAAACAGTCGTTTTATTGGTATAAAAAGGTCATTGCCGCAAATGGCAGACAAGATTAA
- a CDS encoding rhodanese-like domain-containing protein encodes MKRVSIKELKKLIELTVNEPVSIIDVREVDEFAEGHIITAKNYPLSTLPEAMSQIDREQPHYVICQHGVRSEHACSFLENYGYNVVSVSEGMSVWDGESKVNTYR; translated from the coding sequence ATGAAAAGAGTATCAATCAAGGAACTTAAAAAATTAATCGAATTAACGGTGAACGAACCAGTTTCGATCATTGATGTACGAGAAGTAGATGAATTTGCGGAAGGTCATATTATAACAGCCAAAAATTATCCACTGTCTACTTTACCAGAAGCAATGTCACAAATTGATCGGGAGCAACCCCATTATGTTATTTGCCAACATGGCGTGCGTTCTGAGCATGCCTGTTCATTTCTTGAAAATTATGGATACAATGTTGTCTCAGTGTCAGAAGGCATGTCCGTTTGGGATGGAGAAAGTAAAGTCAATACTTATAGATAA
- the wrbA gene encoding NAD(P)H:quinone oxidoreductase type IV — MTTKLLIAYYSSTGTGTQMVNWAKEAAEANGAEVRLRKVHELAPDVAIDSNPAWRKNVEASADIPEVTSDDLLWADAYIFSSPSRFGVMASQLKQFFDLQGGLWAQGKLANKFVTAFSSAQNPNGGQEQVIQGIYTVMQHWGAIIVPAGYVNPSTFAAGGNPYGTSASIDGEGNMLKAAEVKAAIQDQTKRLVEVTSKYLSE; from the coding sequence ATGACAACAAAATTATTAATTGCATACTACAGTTCAACAGGAACAGGAACACAAATGGTAAACTGGGCGAAAGAAGCTGCTGAAGCAAATGGTGCTGAAGTTCGTTTGAGAAAAGTCCATGAATTAGCTCCTGATGTGGCAATCGATTCAAATCCAGCTTGGCGTAAAAATGTTGAAGCAAGTGCTGATATCCCAGAAGTAACAAGTGATGACTTATTATGGGCAGATGCTTATATCTTCTCTTCACCTTCACGTTTTGGTGTAATGGCTAGTCAGTTAAAACAATTCTTTGACTTACAAGGTGGTCTTTGGGCACAAGGGAAATTAGCAAATAAATTTGTAACAGCCTTTTCTTCTGCACAAAATCCAAATGGCGGACAAGAGCAAGTAATTCAAGGAATTTATACAGTAATGCAACACTGGGGTGCCATTATCGTACCAGCTGGATACGTAAATCCATCAACTTTTGCAGCAGGAGGCAATCCTTATGGAACAAGTGCATCTATTGATGGTGAAGGAAATATGTTGAAAGCTGCCGAAGTGAAAGCTGCTATTCAAGATCAAACAAAACGTTTGGTAGAAGTAACAAGCAAGTATCTTAGTGAATAA
- a CDS encoding amino acid ABC transporter substrate-binding protein has product MKKKKYLLFTIATLFFVLTIAGCGRKKTDTDQWSRISSEKRVIVGLDDSFVPMGFQNKAGEIIGFDVDLARAVFDLYDITVDFQPIDWSMKENELQNQTIDLIWNGYSKSAERKEKVLFSDEYMKNEQVVVSLKKNNINRFADMKGKILGAQNGSSGYNSFEEQPEILKNLVKDQTAILYDGFNEAFMDLKSGRIDGLLIDRVYANYYLSHEDNLADFSIVSGQFESEAFAVGLRKSDKIVADKINIAFAKLRESGKLAEISKEWFGEDVTK; this is encoded by the coding sequence ATGAAGAAAAAAAAATATCTACTATTTACTATAGCCACTTTATTCTTTGTTCTAACAATAGCTGGCTGTGGTAGAAAAAAAACAGATACAGATCAGTGGTCTCGGATCAGTTCTGAAAAACGAGTGATCGTTGGCTTAGATGATTCGTTTGTTCCCATGGGCTTTCAAAATAAGGCGGGCGAAATCATTGGTTTTGATGTAGATTTAGCTCGAGCTGTGTTTGATTTATACGATATCACTGTTGATTTCCAGCCAATTGATTGGTCAATGAAAGAAAATGAATTACAAAATCAAACGATCGATTTGATTTGGAATGGCTATTCGAAGAGTGCTGAACGAAAAGAAAAAGTCCTTTTCAGTGATGAATATATGAAAAATGAACAAGTAGTCGTTTCGCTAAAAAAGAACAATATCAATCGTTTCGCTGATATGAAAGGAAAAATTTTAGGCGCACAAAATGGTTCTTCTGGTTATAACAGCTTTGAAGAACAACCTGAAATTTTAAAAAATTTAGTCAAAGATCAAACCGCTATTTTATATGATGGCTTTAATGAAGCTTTCATGGATTTGAAATCTGGACGAATCGATGGGTTACTGATCGATCGAGTTTATGCTAACTATTACCTTTCTCATGAAGATAATTTAGCCGATTTTTCGATTGTTAGTGGTCAATTTGAAAGTGAAGCATTTGCTGTGGGCTTGAGAAAGTCAGATAAAATAGTAGCAGATAAAATCAATATTGCTTTTGCAAAGCTTAGAGAATCCGGTAAACTGGCTGAGATCTCTAAGGAATGGTTTGGAGAAGATGTAACGAAATAA
- a CDS encoding amino acid ABC transporter ATP-binding protein codes for MLLIKNLTKSFDGRRIIDQLNLEIKDGEILTIVGPSGGGKTTLLRCLAGLETIDSGELTMDGVAFNPVEMDNADQVVGIVFQDFQLFPHLSVLDNITLAPILSLKQTKTESEAEALDLLTKFGLSGKESLYPYQLSGGQKQRVALARALAMKPKVLGYDEPTSALDPELRQQVEEVILTLKAQGMTQIVVTHDMTFAENIADNLLTVKPVQ; via the coding sequence ATGTTATTAATAAAAAATTTAACAAAAAGCTTTGACGGTCGGCGAATTATCGATCAATTAAATTTAGAAATTAAAGATGGCGAAATTTTAACTATCGTCGGACCTTCAGGTGGTGGAAAAACAACTTTGCTACGTTGTTTAGCTGGTTTAGAAACGATTGATTCTGGTGAGTTGACGATGGATGGAGTAGCCTTTAATCCTGTTGAAATGGACAATGCGGATCAAGTGGTTGGGATCGTGTTTCAGGATTTCCAATTATTCCCTCACCTTTCTGTATTAGATAATATCACCTTGGCACCGATTCTATCTCTCAAACAAACGAAAACTGAAAGTGAAGCAGAAGCACTTGATTTGCTGACAAAATTTGGGCTTAGCGGAAAAGAGTCCTTGTATCCTTATCAATTATCTGGTGGTCAAAAGCAAAGAGTCGCTCTTGCTCGCGCCCTTGCCATGAAACCAAAAGTATTGGGCTACGATGAACCAACTAGTGCACTTGATCCTGAATTGCGTCAACAAGTCGAAGAAGTGATCTTAACGCTTAAAGCTCAAGGCATGACCCAAATCGTGGTCACACATGATATGACATTCGCTGAAAATATTGCTGATAACTTATTAACAGTAAAACCTGTTCAGTAG
- a CDS encoding amino acid ABC transporter permease, producing MEYILEIMPALLDGALMTLKVFIFTLLGSIPLGIIVAFALQTNFKPLNFLINIYIWLMRGTPLLLQLIFVFYGLPLIGIVFERYDAALFAFILNYAAYFAEIFRGGIQSIPEGQYEAAKVLRLTRFQTVKKIILPQVIKVVLPSIGNEVINLVKDTSLIYVLGLGDLLRAGKIAMSRDVNLLPLVLVGIIYLLLTAILTLASKKLEKHYQYYK from the coding sequence ATGGAGTACATTTTAGAAATCATGCCGGCATTATTAGACGGTGCACTTATGACATTGAAAGTCTTTATTTTTACACTACTGGGATCCATTCCGCTCGGGATCATCGTTGCATTTGCTTTACAAACCAATTTTAAACCCTTGAACTTTTTGATCAATATTTATATTTGGCTAATGCGGGGAACACCTTTACTATTACAACTTATTTTTGTTTTTTATGGTTTACCCTTGATTGGAATCGTTTTTGAACGATACGATGCAGCATTATTTGCGTTTATCTTAAACTATGCGGCTTATTTTGCTGAAATTTTTAGAGGAGGAATTCAGTCAATTCCAGAAGGACAATATGAAGCAGCAAAGGTTTTACGTTTGACTCGTTTTCAAACAGTTAAAAAGATTATCTTACCTCAAGTGATCAAAGTCGTCTTGCCTTCAATTGGCAACGAAGTTATTAATTTAGTGAAAGATACTTCATTGATTTATGTACTTGGTTTAGGAGATTTATTACGAGCAGGTAAAATTGCGATGAGCCGTGATGTTAATCTATTACCATTGGTTTTAGTAGGGATTATTTATCTATTGTTAACCGCAATATTGACTTTAGCATCGAAAAAATTAGAAAAACATTATCAGTATTATAAATGA
- a CDS encoding gamma-glutamyl-gamma-aminobutyrate hydrolase family protein: protein MRRSIIGIAANEINDAGAKLYHLPISYTPCGYVKAIQNAGGLPLVLPVGSPILAREYINQIDKLILAGGQNVSPTLYGETLQVEEASLSEERDQFELALIEEAIKQKKPIFAVCRGLQLVNVALGGSLHQDISQLNKSTVAHMQAPIAREIPTHQIRTEAGSVLRKIYGKETIVNSFHFQAVKELAEELSVTALSEDGIIEGVESTDPSLAFLGVQWHPDFAYDHLKQEQAVFRYVVEEL, encoded by the coding sequence TTGAGACGGTCAATTATAGGGATTGCAGCGAATGAGATTAATGATGCGGGAGCAAAGTTGTATCATTTACCGATCAGTTACACACCTTGCGGCTATGTAAAAGCCATTCAAAATGCTGGTGGATTGCCATTAGTTTTACCAGTTGGCTCGCCTATTTTAGCCAGAGAGTATATAAATCAAATCGATAAGTTGATTTTAGCAGGTGGGCAAAATGTCTCACCCACATTATATGGAGAAACGCTCCAAGTTGAAGAAGCGTCGTTATCTGAAGAACGTGATCAATTTGAATTAGCTTTGATTGAAGAAGCTATCAAGCAAAAAAAACCTATTTTTGCAGTTTGTCGCGGGCTACAGTTAGTCAATGTAGCACTTGGGGGGAGTTTGCATCAAGATATTAGTCAGTTGAACAAGAGTACTGTTGCGCACATGCAAGCACCGATAGCTAGAGAAATTCCCACACATCAGATTCGGACAGAAGCTGGAAGTGTTTTACGTAAAATTTATGGGAAAGAAACAATTGTTAATTCATTTCATTTTCAGGCAGTAAAAGAGTTAGCAGAGGAATTAAGTGTTACAGCTCTTAGTGAAGATGGCATCATCGAAGGTGTAGAAAGTACCGATCCTAGTTTAGCTTTTTTAGGCGTACAGTGGCATCCTGATTTTGCTTATGATCATTTAAAACAAGAGCAGGCGGTTTTTCGTTATGTTGTTGAAGAGTTATAA
- a CDS encoding peptide ABC transporter substrate-binding protein — protein sequence MKKKFGVFVLAAGLLLTACGGGNGATDTSGKKDDGKTAETQVIKVASGGELSTLDSAHYTDVYSSDMIGQVVEGLYRMDKNHDPELAVAASEPTVSDDGLVYTFKLKETKWSNGDPVIAGDFVSAFKNVVDPSFGSSSSNQMDIFKNGRKIREGQAKLDELGVKAIDDQTLEMTLEYPIPYLAQVLVGTPFMPKNEKFVKEKGDAYGTSTDNFVGNGPFVISGWDGNTENWTLTKNKDYWDQKNVKLDTIDVNVVKEIGTGTNLFDAGDLDYTVLADTYALQYKDSPQAHFTPKAMVGYLSPNHKREVTGNVNVRKAILQAIDKDTFAKDILGDGSTAINGFVPKDFAKDPENGEDFRKENGDFLPFDLKAAQKSWETAKKELGKEEIELELLSADSALAKKTIEYVQGQLQQNLPGLKITLKSVPLQNRLDLQTASNFDLVFGTWTPDYADPINFLEFYDSKSGLNTAGYNNPEYDKGLNDARITLANEPEKRWDKLKELEETLIEKDAAVLPLYQGAIGYLKADKLKDLQVFPFGRTVSYRLAYVA from the coding sequence ATGAAGAAAAAATTTGGTGTTTTTGTTTTAGCGGCGGGATTGTTATTAACGGCCTGTGGCGGTGGTAATGGGGCAACGGATACGTCTGGTAAAAAAGATGACGGAAAAACAGCAGAGACGCAAGTAATCAAAGTTGCTTCAGGGGGCGAATTGTCAACACTGGATAGTGCTCATTACACAGATGTTTATAGCTCAGATATGATCGGTCAAGTGGTCGAAGGTCTTTATCGAATGGATAAAAATCATGATCCAGAATTGGCAGTTGCAGCAAGTGAACCAACTGTTAGTGATGATGGGCTTGTCTACACCTTCAAACTAAAAGAAACCAAATGGAGCAATGGCGATCCAGTTATAGCTGGCGATTTTGTATCTGCATTTAAAAATGTTGTTGATCCAAGTTTTGGTTCAAGTAGCAGTAATCAAATGGATATTTTTAAAAATGGTCGAAAAATCCGTGAAGGACAAGCCAAGTTAGATGAGCTTGGTGTAAAAGCTATCGATGATCAAACCTTGGAAATGACACTGGAATATCCAATTCCTTATTTAGCTCAAGTCTTAGTTGGGACACCATTTATGCCCAAAAACGAAAAATTCGTCAAAGAAAAAGGCGATGCGTATGGAACCTCTACGGATAATTTTGTTGGAAATGGTCCATTTGTTATTTCTGGTTGGGACGGTAACACAGAAAATTGGACATTGACAAAAAATAAAGATTATTGGGATCAAAAAAATGTCAAACTAGATACGATCGATGTTAATGTTGTGAAAGAAATCGGTACAGGTACAAATTTATTCGATGCAGGCGATTTGGATTATACTGTTTTAGCAGATACTTATGCATTGCAATATAAAGATTCACCTCAAGCACATTTTACGCCTAAAGCCATGGTCGGATATTTGAGCCCTAACCATAAACGTGAAGTTACGGGAAATGTAAATGTTCGCAAAGCGATTTTACAAGCAATCGATAAAGATACGTTTGCAAAAGATATCTTAGGTGATGGTTCAACGGCAATCAACGGTTTTGTGCCTAAAGATTTTGCAAAAGATCCAGAGAATGGTGAAGATTTCCGCAAAGAAAATGGTGATTTCTTGCCATTTGATTTAAAAGCGGCTCAAAAAAGTTGGGAAACAGCTAAGAAAGAATTAGGCAAAGAAGAAATCGAATTAGAATTGCTTTCAGCTGATTCTGCGCTGGCTAAAAAAACAATTGAATATGTTCAAGGACAATTACAACAAAATCTACCTGGTTTAAAAATTACATTAAAATCAGTACCACTGCAAAATCGTTTAGATTTACAAACAGCTAGCAACTTTGATTTAGTTTTTGGTACATGGACACCAGATTACGCTGACCCAATCAATTTCTTAGAGTTCTATGATTCTAAAAGTGGATTGAATACGGCAGGCTATAATAATCCAGAATATGATAAAGGGTTGAATGATGCAAGAATCACTCTAGCTAATGAACCAGAAAAACGCTGGGACAAACTGAAAGAACTAGAAGAAACACTGATTGAAAAAGACGCCGCTGTACTTCCTTTGTATCAAGGCGCAATCGGCTATCTTAAAGCCGATAAATTAAAAGATCTACAAGTATTCCCATTCGGAAGAACTGTTTCTTATCGTTTGGCTTATGTAGCGTAA
- the amaP gene encoding alkaline shock response membrane anchor protein AmaP gives MRVIKGLIALLLIAGIFGILGLYSQLENLGVVTTFFQDLSFQYDWLFYFYQVVMLTLLAILVLAFGLVLFKPIRKKEIYLKKEMGQVNVPLRSLESIARVSLRDIVNIEETQVKIRLTKHQKADVEVTVIDEKQQQLLSKGKQIQEQIPQALQQMAKLETNKTKVVFKKRKADASLLPSNKKGSRVI, from the coding sequence ATGCGAGTGATCAAAGGACTTATTGCTTTACTATTAATAGCAGGTATTTTTGGTATTCTTGGCTTGTATTCTCAATTGGAAAACCTAGGCGTTGTGACGACATTTTTCCAAGATTTATCGTTTCAGTACGATTGGTTGTTCTATTTTTATCAAGTGGTTATGTTAACGCTATTAGCGATTTTAGTTTTAGCATTTGGGTTGGTTTTATTCAAGCCAATCCGCAAAAAAGAAATCTATCTGAAAAAAGAAATGGGGCAAGTAAATGTACCATTACGCTCATTAGAATCAATTGCTAGAGTTTCGTTACGTGACATTGTCAACATTGAGGAGACACAGGTGAAAATAAGACTGACAAAACACCAAAAAGCGGATGTCGAAGTCACCGTAATCGACGAAAAACAGCAACAACTTTTGAGTAAAGGAAAACAAATCCAAGAGCAAATCCCGCAAGCATTACAGCAGATGGCCAAACTTGAGACAAATAAGACGAAAGTTGTTTTTAAAAAACGTAAAGCAGACGCTTCTTTGTTGCCAAGTAATAAAAAAGGCTCACGTGTGATTTAA
- a CDS encoding DUF2273 domain-containing protein, producing MKKLKTLAPYRNQILFTSLFIVVAILLMTIGFWKTVLLILFPCIGYFIGTMQDEKRSISSILASIQAFFER from the coding sequence TTGAAAAAACTAAAGACATTAGCTCCTTATCGAAACCAGATTCTTTTTACAAGTTTGTTTATCGTTGTAGCGATTCTTTTGATGACGATTGGTTTTTGGAAAACTGTTTTACTCATTCTATTTCCTTGCATTGGTTATTTTATTGGAACGATGCAAGATGAAAAACGTTCTATCTCTTCAATTTTAGCGTCCATACAGGCTTTTTTTGAAAGATGA
- a CDS encoding Asp23/Gls24 family envelope stress response protein, giving the protein MDNKANVNTTEGTNATGIKTKLTFDDQVVKKIAGIAVSEIPGILGLSGNAITNLTEKFTNGNNPTKGISAEVGTKQVAIDLDVIGEYGKNIAQVFDTATKKVAEEVKNMTGLDVIEFNMNVDDIMTKDQYAEKFENKKKEDSESEKTNENSTRTLE; this is encoded by the coding sequence ATGGATAACAAAGCAAATGTGAACACAACTGAAGGAACAAATGCAACAGGAATCAAAACGAAACTAACATTTGACGATCAAGTCGTGAAAAAAATTGCTGGTATCGCCGTATCGGAAATTCCTGGTATTTTAGGATTGAGCGGAAATGCCATTACTAACTTGACCGAAAAATTTACGAATGGCAATAATCCGACGAAAGGCATCAGTGCCGAAGTGGGGACGAAGCAAGTGGCGATTGATTTGGATGTCATTGGCGAATATGGTAAAAATATTGCCCAAGTATTTGACACTGCTACGAAAAAAGTTGCAGAAGAAGTTAAAAATATGACAGGGTTAGATGTGATTGAATTCAATATGAATGTTGATGATATCATGACGAAAGATCAATATGCTGAGAAGTTTGAAAATAAGAAAAAAGAAGATAGTGAGTCTGAAAAAACAAACGAAAATAGTACGCGTACGTTAGAATAA
- a CDS encoding GlsB/YeaQ/YmgE family stress response membrane protein, which yields MLSFIWSLIVGGVLGAIAGAILGRDVPGGVIGNIIVGFIGSWVGTMLLGNFGPIIGGFPIISALIGAVICIAIYSFIAKRMA from the coding sequence ATGTTAAGTTTTATTTGGTCATTAATCGTAGGTGGTGTGCTAGGTGCGATTGCCGGAGCGATTTTAGGGAGAGATGTGCCAGGTGGTGTAATCGGCAATATTATTGTCGGTTTTATCGGAAGCTGGGTCGGTACAATGTTGCTAGGTAATTTTGGTCCGATCATTGGAGGATTTCCAATTATATCAGCTTTGATCGGTGCTGTAATTTGTATTGCGATTTATTCATTTATTGCGAAACGAATGGCATAA
- a CDS encoding DUF960 domain-containing protein, with amino-acid sequence MVESFDNKRSRYASLGVVERLPGALIDSIWLIIDLDLKGVIPLTNMLYFDLIDNGGKVTIHFSQEISDVQMAVDLPFPYYEEYPSQVFAFDDGNKETILLPAEMLE; translated from the coding sequence ATGGTTGAAAGTTTTGATAATAAACGTAGTCGTTATGCTTCTCTTGGTGTGGTTGAAAGGTTACCAGGTGCTTTGATTGACAGTATCTGGCTGATTATTGATTTGGATTTAAAAGGAGTCATTCCTCTGACGAACATGTTATATTTTGATTTGATTGATAATGGCGGAAAAGTAACGATTCATTTTTCACAAGAAATCAGTGATGTCCAAATGGCTGTTGATTTGCCTTTTCCTTACTATGAAGAATATCCATCTCAAGTTTTTGCCTTTGATGATGGAAACAAAGAAACGATTTTACTGCCAGCAGAAATGTTGGAATAA
- a CDS encoding 50S ribosomal protein L25/general stress protein Ctc produces MSVSLEVKERAVRPRSLRNQLRHSGQVPAVVYGYDIESTPVSVDQKELTKILRDNGANAVITMTIGGKKINTLVFKVQLDTFTSQMKHIEFLAVNMKETTEVEAEIVLVGESEGVKAGGELAQNLYNVLVSATPDKLPERVEVDITKLAIGDAITVADLPVNKDYDIITDGEEQIAAVVEAKSATEEETSEAAAEPTVIGEKPE; encoded by the coding sequence ATGTCAGTATCATTAGAAGTTAAAGAAAGAGCTGTCCGTCCACGTTCCCTAAGAAATCAACTACGTCACTCTGGTCAAGTTCCTGCAGTCGTTTATGGGTACGATATCGAAAGCACACCTGTTTCAGTTGATCAAAAAGAATTAACAAAAATTTTACGAGATAATGGTGCCAATGCCGTAATCACAATGACGATTGGTGGTAAAAAAATCAATACGTTAGTGTTTAAAGTACAATTGGACACTTTCACAAGTCAAATGAAACATATTGAATTTCTAGCTGTAAACATGAAAGAAACAACAGAAGTTGAAGCTGAGATCGTTCTTGTTGGCGAATCTGAAGGTGTAAAAGCTGGTGGTGAGCTAGCACAAAACTTATATAATGTTTTAGTTTCAGCGACACCTGATAAATTACCAGAACGTGTTGAAGTAGACATTACAAAACTTGCTATTGGTGATGCAATCACAGTTGCTGATTTACCAGTTAATAAAGATTACGACATTATAACGGATGGCGAAGAACAAATCGCAGCGGTTGTTGAAGCAAAATCTGCAACTGAAGAAGAAACTTCTGAAGCTGCCGCTGAACCAACAGTGATCGGTGAAAAACCAGAATAA